The DNA sequence TATTAGTTAGAAGTTCATCTTTTCCACCAAAAGCTGTTTCAATAAGCTCGGGTGGAGCACCGGCATTTCCAAAACTGATGATCCAGGATGCTAAGCCAACAGGGGAGTCATTGAGGGCGTAGGCCAGAGATTGAGGTTTTGTGGCATGAACCATTGCATATGCTCCTTCTGAATACCACCATTGCTGTACAAACTGTGCGAATTTTGTTTCTTCTTCGCTCATAGTAGATGGATCTTCCTGTCCCATCGGATAACCGATATCTGTGAAATGTACACCTTGAAGAATATCCGGATATTTTGAAGCCAAAGCTTTGGTAACTCCCATTCCTACATCTCCACCCGCTGCACAGAATTTTTTGTATCCTAATGTTTCTGTCATTAACTTAACCCATAAATCCGCAACAGCCTCACTGCTTACGGCAACTTTATCTGAAAAGCCAAATCCAGGAATAGAAGGGATAATGAGATCAAAACTTTGCTCTCCTTCGGTAAGCAAAGGGATAATTTTATGGAACCGGTAAAAGCTGTCCGGCCAGCCATGAGTTAATAATAAAGGGATAGAACTACTTCCTTTCCCTTTTATGTATTGGAAGTGGATATGAATTCCTTCTATTTCAGCAATGTATTGCGGATACAGATTCAATTGGTTTTCATATTTTTTCCAATCATATTCATTGATCCAATAATCAGCAAATTCTTTCAGGTATTTTTCACTTGTCCCAAAGTGCCAGTCGGAGCCTTCTGCTTCACCCGGCCAACGGGTACCTTGAATACGCTGTTTCAGATCGTTGAGAACAGCATCTGAAATATTTACAGTAAATGGTTTCATAATATTTGAGTTTTGGTTTAAAAGAATAAATACAAGCGGAAAGGGTACATTTATTTTGCTGTAATACCTACTTTAATGTTCTGCCTTCCAAGTAGTAACAAATATAATATAATTCTTCATTGATTGAATAAAACCATAATAATTTGAAGTTTAATTGCTATGCTATTTTAAATTAAATAGTTATATTTACATCATCAAAATCTCTTTATAAATATCAGATATCATTCAAATGTAATTCTATATTTGGAAACTTTGGGTTCAAACTCCTGAACCTATAATCATTTATATTTTAAATCTAAAGACAAACCGGTAATCTCATATTTTAACCTGTTTGTGTATACAATAACATTAAAGAGATTTCTATGAAAACAAATACAATAGCCATCATTGGCGGAACCGGAAAATCCGGAAAATATCTTGTACAGCAGCTTTTACAAAAAGGATATCCTATCAGTGTACTATTAAGAAATCCTGAAAATTTTAAAATTGAAAACCCGTTAATTGAAATAGTAAAGGGAGATGCGAGAGATTATAATTCGATCAATACTTTAATCAAAGATTGTGATGTTGTCATAAGTGCTTTAGGCCAACCCATTGGAGAGGCATCTATTTTCAGTGATGCGGCGAAAAATATTACTCAATCTATGATTTCACATGGTATAAAGAGGTATATCGTCATAGCAGGATTAAATGTAGATACTCCCTTTGATAAGAAAAGTATCAGAGTACAACAGGCTACGGACTGGATGTATAAGAACTATCCTGAAACAACTGCAGACAGACAGGCAGAGTACGAAATTCTTACAAAATCTGGTCTGGATTGGACGTTGGTGAGGCTTCCTTTAATAATCCAAACCAGTGAACGCTTTAATATGCAAACTAGCCTGGAAGATTGTAAAGGAGAAAATATCAGTGCAACCGATCTGGCGGAATTTTTAATTTCTCAAATTGAAGATAGAGATTATATTAAGCAAAGTCCTTTTTTGTATAATATATTTTAAGCCCCTTAAAGAAGAAAGTTTGATTCAAATTAGGGATTAAAAAAACAGAGAGTCAATTTTTGACTCTCTGTTTATATTTTAGCCTTCCAGCTTTTCTTTAATATATTTTGCTGTATGTGATTTTTTATTTTTGGCCAATTCTTCCGGTGTTCCGGCGAAAACCACTTCTCCACCGTATTTCCCGGCTTCCGGGCCAATATCGATAATATGATCGGCAGATTTAATGATATCAGGCTGATGCTCGATTACGATTACAGAATGTCCAAGGTTAATAAGAGCTTGAAGAGATTTCAGTAATTTCTGAATATCATGGAAATGAAGTCCAGTAGACGGTTCGTCAAAAATGAATAAGGTCTTATCCGTGGTCACTCCTTTTACCAGGAAAGAAGCAAGTTTCACACGCTGTGCTTCACCACCTGAAAGGGTAGAAGAGCTTTGTCCCAGTTGTAAATATCCTAAACCAACTTCCTGTAATGGTTTTAATTTGGTTACAATTTTTTCTTCGTGATTCTCTTTGAAGAACTCTAAAGCTTCATCCACTGTCATGTGAAGGATATCAGAAATGTTTTTCTCATCGAATTTCACTTCAAGGATTTCATTCTTGAAACGGGTTCCTTTACACGTTTCACATTCCAGTTCGATATCCGCCATAAACTGCATGGAAACATTGATGACCCCTTCTCCTTTACATTCATCACATCGCCCGCCATCTACGTTGAAAGAGAAGTGTTTGGGTTTATACCCCATCATTTTAGACATTTTCTGCTTAGCAAACAAATCTCTTATGTCATCATAGGCTTTAAGATAGGTAACAGGGTTTGAACGGGAAGACTTTCCAATTGGATTCTGGTCGATCAGTTCAATATTCTTAATCAACTTTTTAGGAAACTCTACGGAATCATAATCACCTTTTTTTCCACCCATGCCTAACTGTATCTGGATGTCGTTGGTCAGAATTTCTTTCATCAAAGTAGATTTACCACTTCCTGAAACCCCCGAAATCACTACAAGGCTTTCTAAAGGAACATCTACATCAATATTTTTAAGATTGTTTTGTCTCGCTCCTTTAATGTGGATCCATTCTTTGGCCTTTCTTCTTTTTTCAGGAACTTTGATTTCCAATCTTCCTGTTAAATATTTTGAAGTGAGTGTATCTGCATTTTTTAATTCTTTATAGTCACCTGCAAAAACAAGCTCTCCACCAAGATAACCAGCTTCCGGGCCAATATCAATAATATAGTCTGCCGCTCTCATTACATCTTCATCGTGTTCAACAACGATAACAGTATTGCCGAGGTCACGGAGATTTTTCAAAACACCGATTAAATTTTCAGTGTCTCTGGAATGTAATCCAATAGATGGTTCATCAAGAATATAAATAGAACCGACCAATGAACTTCCTAAACTTGTGGCAAGATTGATTCTCTGGCTTTCCCCTCCGGAAAGCGTGTTTGAAGTCCTGTTGAGGGTTAGATATCCTAATCCAACTTTTAATAAGAATTCCAGGCGGGTGGTAATCTCATATAAAAGCCTTTTAGCTACTTCCTGGTCATGCTCTGAAAGTTTTAAAGTATTGATTAAAGGGAAAAGTTCATCCAATGGTAATTCAATGGTGGATTGAATGTTATGTCCATCAATCTTTACCCAACTGGTTTCTTCACGAAGCCTGAGCCCTTCGCAAGTCGGACAGAGTGTTTTTCCACGATAACGCGAAAGCATTACACGATATTGAATCTTATATAAGTTTTCCTCAAGCATTTTGAAGAAATTATTGATCGATGGAAAGCTGTTGCTGCCATCTCCCTTCCACAAAAAACTTTTCTGTTCTTTTGTTAACTGATGATAAGGCTTATGGATCGGGAAGTCACCTGCTTTTTTTATAAATGATTTTTTCCACTCGCTCATTGTTTCTCCTCTCCATGAAACCACAGCATCTTCATAAATAGAAAGTGTTTTATTCGGAATGACAAGATCTTCATCAATTCCAATTACTTTCCCATAACCCTCACAGGTTGGACACGCTCCATATGGGTTATTAAAGCTGAAGAAATGAACATTTGGCTCAAGAAATTCTATTCCATCCAATTCAAATTTGTTGGAAAACTCTCTTACCTTGCCTGTTTCAATATTTTTAAGAGAACAATATCCGCGACCTTCATAAAAAGCCATTTGAATAGAATCTGCCAATCTTTGAAGAAAGCTTTCATCTTCTTCATAAGCAAAACGGTCGATGACTAGATTAATGACCATTCCTTTTTCCGGAGTAAAACCAAAGCTTTCTAAATCCTCAATTCCGGCTACATTCTCATTGATCTCAAGTCTTGTAAAACCTGCCAGTTTTAAGACATTTAAATTTTCAGTAAAATTGTCGATATCATATTCTAAAGGAGCCGTTAGAAGAAAAGAAGCGTCTTTCTTTGAAGCTTTAATAAAATCCACTACATCAGTAACTGAATCTTTTTTCACTTCTTCCCCCGAAACAGGAGAAAATGTTTTTCCGATCCTTGCGAATAAAAGCTTCATATAATCATAGATCTCTGTGGAAGTTCCTACTGTAGAACGGGGATTGGATGAAATTACTTTTTGCTGGATCGCAATCGAAGGAGCCAGACCTTTAATATCATCCACTTTCGGTTTCTCCAGTTTACCTAAAAACTGCCGTGCATATGAACTTAAACTCTCAACGTATCTTCTTTGTCCCTCAGCATAAATGGTGTCAAACGCTAATGAAGATTTTCCACTTCCGGATACTCCAGTAATGACGATCAGTTTATTTTTAGGAATTAATACATCGATGTGCTTCAGGTTGTTAAGATGTGCGTTTTTAACAAATACCTGTTTTTTTATATCTATTTCTGTAATTGATGCCATAGTAAAATTAAGACCAACAAAAATACGAATTTTTAACTGATTTTTTTATTATAAATGTGTCCTTTACCATTCAAAAAATCTATTAAACAGTCTGTTAATATTTTTATAATTAAATAAACAAAAGGAGTCAACAGGCTTCACATTTAACATAAAATACATTTCATCAGGCTTATGAAAAAATGTAATCGATTTTTTCAATAATTACAAAATCGCTGGCTTATTTTGTAGAGTACACTGAATATAATATTTTTAAACAATACTGAATTATCTTTAAATAAAGGATTTTTGTAAATAGAAAGAATTGAATAATTACAGCTAAAAAGATTAAAATTGTTGAATATTATTTACTTTAATTCGGAATTGTTAAGATTTTTTATGTTTTTTTAAGTTAACCTATTGTTTCGTATTTCAAAATTATTTAAAATTGCATTGTAAATATGTAATATAGTAATGGTAAAATTATTCAGAGACCTTGTTACACATTTAATGAGAAAAAGATAATTCCCCCGCACAGATGCAGTATTCACTGCATCTTTTTTTATGTGATATAATAAGACTATGATAATAATCATTTGTGAGAGTTGTTGAAGTCATCTATTTTTGGAATTCTTAAAAAAATCTTAAAAAATTAAGGATATAATGAAAAAGCTGGGAGTACTATTCTTTCTGGGAGTGATTGTAAATATGCAGGCACAGGAAAAAACAACCGATATTGATACGATAGAATTTCAGGGTAAATTCATTTCCACTCCCTATAAAAATGCCAATCAGAATATCACAATAATTTCTAAAGATGAGATTGCCAATTCTCCGGCAAAAAGTATCGATGAAATTCTACAGCAAGTTCCGGGAATGGACATCAGAAGGAGAGGAGCGAACGGGGTACAGAGTGACGTTGCTTTTCGGGGAAGTTCATTTGAGCAGGTTCTGATATTATTAAATGGAATCCGGATGAATGATTCACAAACCGGGCACAACTCCATGAATATTCCTGTGAGCCTTGAAGATGTAGAAAGGATCGAAATTGTAAAAGGTCCTGCAGCAAGAAGATTTGGACAAAATGCGTACGCAGGTGTTATTAATATCATCACCAAAATAACCCCAGGTAAAAGAGTTAAAATAAGTGCTGAAGGAGGAGATTATGAAACCTATGGATTCGGAATGAATGCACAGTTGGGAAATGAAAAGTTTTCTAACTCTTTACAGGCTAACTCTGCTGCTTCTCAAGGGTATATGTACAACACGGACTACGAAATAAGAAATGTTTTCTATCAGAGTCGATTAGGAATTAAAAATGGGGATTTAAGACTACAAGCCGGTTTTTCAGAAAAGAAATTTGGAGCCAATGGATTTTACTCATCTCCAAAAGCTACAGAACAATATGAAGAGATGCAGGCTTCTATAATCAGTTTAGCCCATCAGCAAACTTTTGGAAAGTTAAAGCTTAATTCTAATCTGTACTGGAGAAGAGGTCAGGATATGTATTTATTTAACAGACAAAATCCTGGGATATATAGAAATATGCACATTGGAAATAATGTTGGAGGTGAAGTTAATTCAAGCTATTCCTGGGGATTAGGAACAACAGGAGTTGGAGTAGAGCTAAGAAAAGAGCTCCTGGCGAGTAATAATTTAGGAAATAGAAACCGCTTTGTATCACAGGTCTTCTTTGAACATCATTTTTCATTATTGGATAAAAAACTGAATATTACTCCTGGAATTTCCTGGGCCAATTATTCTAAAGAAGGGAATTTCTTTTATCCAGGTTTAGATGTTGGATATAATTTCGATTCAAATAATAAGATCTATGGTAATATAGCGAGAGTTCACAGAGTTCCAACGTTCACAGATCTTTATTATAAAAGTCCAACGGAGCAGGGAAACCCTGATTTACTTCCAGAAAATGCAGTTTCTACAGAAATAGGATATCAATATCAGAATAAAGGTTTACTTGCTAAAGTTAGTGGGTTTATGAGAAATTCCAATAATTCTATTGACTGGGTGAAAAAATCATTAAAAGACCCTACCTGGTATGCTCAGAACGTTGGAAAAATAGATACAAAAGGTATTGAAGCAGAGCTTGATCACAGAGTATTTAACTGGTTGAAATATTCTGTTGGATATACTTATATTGATACGAAATCCAAACAGCCTAATGATGCTGTTTCAAGATTTGTTTTAGATAACTTAAAACATCAGTTTATAGCCAAATTAGAAACCCGTTTCCTGCAATATTTTACTAATGAGCTGGTATATCATTATAATGACAGGGTGAATCTGGGAAGCTATAATCTATTAGACGAGAAAATTAGTTTTGCTAAAAATGACTTTTCTGTTTATATCTTGATCAACAATATTACAAATACGAAATATACGGAAACATTTGGTGTTCAGATGCCTAACAGATGGTTTCACGTAGGATTCACTTATAATATTAATATTAAGTAAACTTAATATCAAGAGACCGTTAATAAACTTTATTTTTGCAAAAATTTTTTTCATGAAACTTTTTTTAGGTTTAAGTCTGCTTTTTAGTATTACTTTTTTTAAGGCACAAGAGCATGTTTCCAGCTTTAATGCAGTAACACTGACCTATAAATTTCATCCAAAATTTTTCCTTTATGCCGAGGGACAGCTGAGAGGCAATGCAGAATATTCATATCCTGATTATTATGAGATTAAAGGAGGAGTAGGATATAACCTGACAAAAAACCATAAACCGTTTGTCGGTTTAGGAAGGTATGTGAATTATAAAGACCATAGCCTAAGCAAAGAAGAATTCAGGGTCTGGCTTCAGGATGTAATTGACATAAAAAAAGGGATCGTTAAGTTTGAAAACCGTTTTCGGGCAGAAAAGAGCTGGTTCTATGAGCCTCAGACTGATAATACTTCACAAAGGATGCGTTATCGCTACCGTTTGAATATAAGTGTTCCTTTAAACGCTAAAACGATAGAAAAAGGGACCGTTTTCACCAATGTATACGATGAAGTATTCTTGGTAAGCCCAATGAAACCAACATTTGCCCGAAATAGGGTATATGGAGGTTTTGGTTACCAGGTGGATGAGTATTTTGGTGTTCTTTGTGGTTATCTGTGGCAGAGAGAGTTTGAAGCAAGTGGTAATAGGAATTTACATTTTATTTACCTTGCCTTGAACATTAACATAGATGGAACAGATCACCATACAAAAACCTTCGATTTCCCGGGAGCGGATTAATATTTCTCAATCAAATAATGATAAGCTTTAAGGTATTTATTGAATCTTTTAATGTCTTTAGCTGTCAATTCCCTGTTTACTCTGCGTAGATCCATGTTGTCGCGAAGATCATTTAACTTTACAGCTACAGCAAGTGGAGATCTTTCTGTTCTTTTTACGAAATCGTCATAATCCTCTTCAGGATCAAATTTGGTAAGGCAGCTTATAGCGAATAATACATATTCCGGAAAACCTTCATTTCTCAGGTAATCAAGGCTAAATTCGGACGGATGGTCCTCAACTACATCATGAAGGGCTCCTACAATTTTTTCATCTAATGTTTTGCCATATTCCATTACGCGCATTACATGGGCAATGTATGGTGCGTGGTATTTGTCTGTTTGGCCTTTATGTGCTTTATCAGCAATTTTTATCGCTTTACGTAAAAGTTCTTCCTTTGTCATTTTTTCAAGAAAAGATTCGGTGCAAAAATAGAAAATGCCTTACATAAATAAGACATTTCTTTTAATTATTTTAGAATATTTTATCCGTTGGTTTCGTCTTCGATTGTAGCGATTGGAGCATTACTTTTTACGGATTCAATTCCATTTTCCATCCCATTTTCAGACTCATACATCTGGCTGGTTCCGATGATTTGTCCGTTCCCTGCTTTTAGATTGAAATAAGATTTTTCATTGGAAGATGTTTTTCTTTCAAATTTAGAATCATCTTTAGAATTGACTCTTACGGATTCGATACCGTTTTCACAGCCAGACTTTGAATTGTACCCTTGGCTGGTTAAAATAACCTGACCATTTCCAGCTTTCAGATTAAATTGATAATCTCCGTTTGTTCTTTTAGAAATAATAAATTTTCCCATAAATTAAATGTTTTATGATTTTGTTTCTGTTCTTAAATTTAGAAAAAAATTACAAAATAAAAAAGCATCTCATTTTTGAGATGCTTTAAAATCAAATTATTTATAAAAGACTAATAAGCTCCTTTAGCAATATAGTGAGCGGCAACTTTTTCAGTTAAAGCTACTACATTAGGATTATTGGTATACTTTGTGAACCTTCTTAATCCAGAAAGCATCATTCTTTGTTCGTCACCTTCAGCAAAAGAAATAATTCCTTCTTTAGCCGCTACGATGATTTTTTCAACTGCCTTGTATAGGTTAAGCTGAGCCATAGCCGCTTCTACTGAATCAGGTGAGAAATTTTTCTCCGCTCTTAATATCGTAGATTCTGCCATGTAGATCTGATTAAGGATCTCAGAAGCATTTAACAATAAGTGTTGTTGCTTCTCAATATCCATCATGAATTTTTGAAGGGCAGCCCCGGAAACCATTAAAAATACTTTTTTAAGATTGGCAATAATTGCTTTTTCTTCACTCATGAATGCAGAATAATCAGGAACTTCAAATGAAGGAATACCCATTAATTCTTTGCTGATTGCCATTGCAGGAGATAATAGATCCAATTCTCCTTTCATCGCTCTTTTAATCAACATTCCTACGGCTAATAATCTATTGATTTCATTAGTTCCTTCATAAATCCTTGCAATTCTTGAATCTCTCCAGGCTGCTTCCATTGGCATGTCTTCAGAGAATCCCATACCTCCGTACACCTGAATTCCTTCATCAGCTGTATGCTGTGTCAGATCTGAAACAAAAACTTTCAAAATAGAAGCTTCAACAGCAAATTCTTCAACACCTTTTAATTCTGCCTGTTGGTGATTCATTCCACCGGCAACCAATTCATTAATTTTATCTTCAACATCTTTTGCCGCTCTGTAAGAACCAGCTTCAGCAACGAAAATTCCAGTTGCCATTTCTGCTAATTTCTTTCTGATAGCTCCAAAAGTAGAAATAGAAACGCCAAACTGTTTTCTTTCGTTTGAATACTGAAGAGAGTGGTTTAGGATTCTTCTTTGCCCATCAAGATTAGCAGCAGCTAATTTAATTCTTCCAACATTCAAAGCATTTAAAGCGATTTTGAAACCGTTGTTTCTTTCACCTAAAAGGTTTTCAACCGGAACTTTCATATCATTAAAGAAAACCTGTCTTGTAGAAGACGAACGGATTCCTAATTTATGTTCTTCCTCACCAAAAGTAAGGCCTGTTGTTCCTTCTTTTTCTACGATGAAACCTGTAATGTTTTTATTATCATCAATTTTAGCAAAAACAATGAAAATCTCTGCAAAGCCTGCATTGGAAATCCACATTTTCTGTCCATTGATGATATAATGTTTTCCATCCTCAGAAAGTTTAGCTCTTGTTTTCCCAGAGTTTGCATCAGAACCTGCATCCGGTTCAGTAAGGCAATATGCCCCAAACTTTGTCCCAGTAGCCAAATCCGGAAGATATTTTTTCTTTTGTTCCTCAGTTCCGTACAATAGGATAGGAAGCGTTCCGATACCTGTATGTGCTCCATAAGCAGTTGCTAAAGATCCATTAGCCCCTGAGCAATAATCACAAGCCAGCATCGTATTCACAAAGCCCATTCCAAGACCACCATATTCTTCAGGAACAGCAACTCCTAAAAGTCCCATTTCCCCTAACTGGCGCATTTTCTCTTCAGTTAAAGCATAATCCTTTTTCTCAAATCTTTCTTTTTGAGGAATTACCTCTCTGTCAATAAATTCTTTCGCAGAATCACGAAGCATTTTTTGCTCCTCTGAAAGTTCTTCTAAAGAGAAGATCTCATGAGCAGGAATTTCTTTAATTAAGAATTCACCGCCTTTTAATGTTTTATTAAGTGTATCACTCATTGTTTTTGTTTTTTAAGATTAATTGTTTGTACTAAAGTATTTAAGTACAATGTATTTATGATTTTAATGCATATTATAATGAATACATTGTACATAGATACCTGAATACATTTTTAAAGTAATTCAAAGATCGATGCTGCTCCCTGGCCTGTACCTACGCACATAGAAACCATTCCATATTTGTTTCCGCGTTTTCTCATTTCGTCAAGGAGCTGAACGGTTAATTTGGTTCCGGTACATCCCAGTGGGTGACCAAGAGCAATTGCACCTCCGTTTACATTCAGGATATCAGGATTTAAACCAAGCTCTTTTTTGATCGCAACAGACTGTGATGCGAAAGCTTCGTTTAATTCGATTAATTCGATATCTTTTAATTCTAAACCTGCTTGTTTAAGGGCTTTTGGAATTGCGTAGATAGGACCCATACCCATAATTCTTGGCTCAAGACCTGCTGCAGCATAAGCAACTAATCTTGCTTCAGGCTCTAAACCTAATTCTTTTACCATTTCTTCACTCATGACGATTACAAAGGCTGCTCCGTCACTCATCTGAGATGAATTTCCAGCTGTTACGCTTCCTCCATTTGCAAATACAGGTCTTAATTTAGCTAACCCTTCTAAAGAAGTATCTTTTCTTGGACCTTCATCCACAGAGAAGTCAAACTTTTTAGTCTGCATTTTCTGATTTTCATCCAGGAAATTATATTCAACAGGAAGAGAAACAATCTGGTTCGCAAATTTGCCTTCAGCATTTGCTTTTAAAGCTTTCATATGAGATTCAAAAGCAAACTGATCCTGTTCTTCTCTTGAAATATTATATTGTTTTGCAACTTCTTCTGCCGTGTAACCCATTCCCCAATAATAATCGGGGTTTGTTTTGGCAATATCTGTTTCAGGAACTGGTTTATAACCTCCCATTGGGATGTAAGACATCGATTCTGTTCCTCCTGCGATAATACAATCGGCCATTCCCGCCTGGATTTTAGCAGAAGCGATAGCTATAGCCTCACTTCCTGATGCACAATATCTGTTTACTGTTACCCCTGGAACTTTGTC is a window from the Chryseobacterium sp. T16E-39 genome containing:
- a CDS encoding phosphohydrolase, coding for MTKEELLRKAIKIADKAHKGQTDKYHAPYIAHVMRVMEYGKTLDEKIVGALHDVVEDHPSEFSLDYLRNEGFPEYVLFAISCLTKFDPEEDYDDFVKRTERSPLAVAVKLNDLRDNMDLRRVNRELTAKDIKRFNKYLKAYHYLIEKY
- a CDS encoding thiolase family protein, encoding MKQAYIIKGYRTAVGKAPKGSLRFTRPDVMAATVIEKLMAELPQLDKNRIDDLIVGNAMPEAEQGLNVARLISLMGLNTDKVPGVTVNRYCASGSEAIAIASAKIQAGMADCIIAGGTESMSYIPMGGYKPVPETDIAKTNPDYYWGMGYTAEEVAKQYNISREEQDQFAFESHMKALKANAEGKFANQIVSLPVEYNFLDENQKMQTKKFDFSVDEGPRKDTSLEGLAKLRPVFANGGSVTAGNSSQMSDGAAFVIVMSEEMVKELGLEPEARLVAYAAAGLEPRIMGMGPIYAIPKALKQAGLELKDIELIELNEAFASQSVAIKKELGLNPDILNVNGGAIALGHPLGCTGTKLTVQLLDEMRKRGNKYGMVSMCVGTGQGAASIFELL
- the uvrA gene encoding excinuclease ABC subunit UvrA, with translation MASITEIDIKKQVFVKNAHLNNLKHIDVLIPKNKLIVITGVSGSGKSSLAFDTIYAEGQRRYVESLSSYARQFLGKLEKPKVDDIKGLAPSIAIQQKVISSNPRSTVGTSTEIYDYMKLLFARIGKTFSPVSGEEVKKDSVTDVVDFIKASKKDASFLLTAPLEYDIDNFTENLNVLKLAGFTRLEINENVAGIEDLESFGFTPEKGMVINLVIDRFAYEEDESFLQRLADSIQMAFYEGRGYCSLKNIETGKVREFSNKFELDGIEFLEPNVHFFSFNNPYGACPTCEGYGKVIGIDEDLVIPNKTLSIYEDAVVSWRGETMSEWKKSFIKKAGDFPIHKPYHQLTKEQKSFLWKGDGSNSFPSINNFFKMLEENLYKIQYRVMLSRYRGKTLCPTCEGLRLREETSWVKIDGHNIQSTIELPLDELFPLINTLKLSEHDQEVAKRLLYEITTRLEFLLKVGLGYLTLNRTSNTLSGGESQRINLATSLGSSLVGSIYILDEPSIGLHSRDTENLIGVLKNLRDLGNTVIVVEHDEDVMRAADYIIDIGPEAGYLGGELVFAGDYKELKNADTLTSKYLTGRLEIKVPEKRRKAKEWIHIKGARQNNLKNIDVDVPLESLVVISGVSGSGKSTLMKEILTNDIQIQLGMGGKKGDYDSVEFPKKLIKNIELIDQNPIGKSSRSNPVTYLKAYDDIRDLFAKQKMSKMMGYKPKHFSFNVDGGRCDECKGEGVINVSMQFMADIELECETCKGTRFKNEILEVKFDEKNISDILHMTVDEALEFFKENHEEKIVTKLKPLQEVGLGYLQLGQSSSTLSGGEAQRVKLASFLVKGVTTDKTLFIFDEPSTGLHFHDIQKLLKSLQALINLGHSVIVIEHQPDIIKSADHIIDIGPEAGKYGGEVVFAGTPEELAKNKKSHTAKYIKEKLEG
- a CDS encoding epoxide hydrolase family protein, with product MKPFTVNISDAVLNDLKQRIQGTRWPGEAEGSDWHFGTSEKYLKEFADYWINEYDWKKYENQLNLYPQYIAEIEGIHIHFQYIKGKGSSSIPLLLTHGWPDSFYRFHKIIPLLTEGEQSFDLIIPSIPGFGFSDKVAVSSEAVADLWVKLMTETLGYKKFCAAGGDVGMGVTKALASKYPDILQGVHFTDIGYPMGQEDPSTMSEEETKFAQFVQQWWYSEGAYAMVHATKPQSLAYALNDSPVGLASWIISFGNAGAPPELIETAFGGKDELLTNIMIYWITQTIGSSMRMYKADAIAQWGGSQPLQKSNVPAGIVVLPREAQFPREWAERFVNVVSFKKLDKGGHFAALEVPDIFANEIRSFFYSLK
- a CDS encoding DUF2490 domain-containing protein — its product is MKLFLGLSLLFSITFFKAQEHVSSFNAVTLTYKFHPKFFLYAEGQLRGNAEYSYPDYYEIKGGVGYNLTKNHKPFVGLGRYVNYKDHSLSKEEFRVWLQDVIDIKKGIVKFENRFRAEKSWFYEPQTDNTSQRMRYRYRLNISVPLNAKTIEKGTVFTNVYDEVFLVSPMKPTFARNRVYGGFGYQVDEYFGVLCGYLWQREFEASGNRNLHFIYLALNINIDGTDHHTKTFDFPGAD
- a CDS encoding TonB-dependent receptor plug domain-containing protein, which gives rise to MKKLGVLFFLGVIVNMQAQEKTTDIDTIEFQGKFISTPYKNANQNITIISKDEIANSPAKSIDEILQQVPGMDIRRRGANGVQSDVAFRGSSFEQVLILLNGIRMNDSQTGHNSMNIPVSLEDVERIEIVKGPAARRFGQNAYAGVINIITKITPGKRVKISAEGGDYETYGFGMNAQLGNEKFSNSLQANSAASQGYMYNTDYEIRNVFYQSRLGIKNGDLRLQAGFSEKKFGANGFYSSPKATEQYEEMQASIISLAHQQTFGKLKLNSNLYWRRGQDMYLFNRQNPGIYRNMHIGNNVGGEVNSSYSWGLGTTGVGVELRKELLASNNLGNRNRFVSQVFFEHHFSLLDKKLNITPGISWANYSKEGNFFYPGLDVGYNFDSNNKIYGNIARVHRVPTFTDLYYKSPTEQGNPDLLPENAVSTEIGYQYQNKGLLAKVSGFMRNSNNSIDWVKKSLKDPTWYAQNVGKIDTKGIEAELDHRVFNWLKYSVGYTYIDTKSKQPNDAVSRFVLDNLKHQFIAKLETRFLQYFTNELVYHYNDRVNLGSYNLLDEKISFAKNDFSVYILINNITNTKYTETFGVQMPNRWFHVGFTYNINIK
- a CDS encoding NAD(P)-dependent oxidoreductase; translation: MKTNTIAIIGGTGKSGKYLVQQLLQKGYPISVLLRNPENFKIENPLIEIVKGDARDYNSINTLIKDCDVVISALGQPIGEASIFSDAAKNITQSMISHGIKRYIVIAGLNVDTPFDKKSIRVQQATDWMYKNYPETTADRQAEYEILTKSGLDWTLVRLPLIIQTSERFNMQTSLEDCKGENISATDLAEFLISQIEDRDYIKQSPFLYNIF
- a CDS encoding YegP family protein; amino-acid sequence: MGKFIISKRTNGDYQFNLKAGNGQVILTSQGYNSKSGCENGIESVRVNSKDDSKFERKTSSNEKSYFNLKAGNGQIIGTSQMYESENGMENGIESVKSNAPIATIEDETNG
- a CDS encoding acyl-CoA dehydrogenase family protein; its protein translation is MSDTLNKTLKGGEFLIKEIPAHEIFSLEELSEEQKMLRDSAKEFIDREVIPQKERFEKKDYALTEEKMRQLGEMGLLGVAVPEEYGGLGMGFVNTMLACDYCSGANGSLATAYGAHTGIGTLPILLYGTEEQKKKYLPDLATGTKFGAYCLTEPDAGSDANSGKTRAKLSEDGKHYIINGQKMWISNAGFAEIFIVFAKIDDNKNITGFIVEKEGTTGLTFGEEEHKLGIRSSSTRQVFFNDMKVPVENLLGERNNGFKIALNALNVGRIKLAAANLDGQRRILNHSLQYSNERKQFGVSISTFGAIRKKLAEMATGIFVAEAGSYRAAKDVEDKINELVAGGMNHQQAELKGVEEFAVEASILKVFVSDLTQHTADEGIQVYGGMGFSEDMPMEAAWRDSRIARIYEGTNEINRLLAVGMLIKRAMKGELDLLSPAMAISKELMGIPSFEVPDYSAFMSEEKAIIANLKKVFLMVSGAALQKFMMDIEKQQHLLLNASEILNQIYMAESTILRAEKNFSPDSVEAAMAQLNLYKAVEKIIVAAKEGIISFAEGDEQRMMLSGLRRFTKYTNNPNVVALTEKVAAHYIAKGAY